A stretch of Arachis hypogaea cultivar Tifrunner chromosome 15, arahy.Tifrunner.gnm2.J5K5, whole genome shotgun sequence DNA encodes these proteins:
- the LOC112750178 gene encoding protein NRT1/ PTR FAMILY 4.6 isoform X2, translated as MLIGETVPLSEPATVACLLLPSFSGLIVLTIQAKVPSLKPPHECDSTAACVEVNGGKAAMLFGGLYLVALGVGGIKGSLPSHGGEQFDEATPSGRKQRSTFFNYFVFCLSCGALIAVTFVVWVEDNKGWEWGFAISTIAIFVSIPLFLAGSSAYRNKIPTGSPLTTILKVLVSATLNNCIYKNSSSAVVNMAPSPSNTHSSGNRKESEEAETSKSVTQHDNETLTASLRFLNKAVSNSSSSLQCTVQQVEDVKIVLKVLPIFACTIMLNCCLAQLSTFSVEQAATMNTKLGSLKVPPASLPVFPVLFIMFIAPIYDHIIIPYARKATKSEMGITHLQRIGIGLFLSIVAMAVAAVVEVKRKRVATNSGLIDENNGATTKPLPITFLWIAFQYLFLGSADLFTLAGLLEFFFSEAPIRMRSLATSLSWASLAMGYYLSSVIVSIVNSATGSSNHKPWLSGANLNHYHLERFYWLMCVLSGLNFLHYLFWATRYKYRGTCAN; from the exons ATGTTGATTGGAGAAACCGTCCCGCTCTCAGAACCCGCCACGGTGGCATGCTTGCTGCTTCCTTCGTTCTCG GGTCTAATAGTACTAACAATACAAGCAAAGGTACCTTCGCTAAAGCCCCCACACGAATGTGATTCAACGGCAGCGTGCGTAGAAGTCAACGGTGGAAAAGCAGCAATGCTATTTGGTGGACTGTATTTggttgctcttggagttggagggATAAAAGGGTCATTGCCATCGCATGGTGGTGAGCAATTTGATGAGGCCACACCATCTGGGAGGAAGCAGAGATCAACATTCTTCAACTACTTTGTGTTTTGCCTCTCATGTGGTGCACTAATAGCAGTTACATTTGTGGTGTGGGTTGAGGATAATAAAGGCTGGGAGTGGGGTTTTGCAATATCTACTATCGCCATATTTGTGTCTATTCCTCTCTTCTTAGCTGGATCTTCTGCTTATAGGAACAAGATCCCTACTGGAAGTCCACTCACAACTATTTTAAAG GTTCTTGTTTCTGCAACACTTAACAACTGCATCTACAAGAACTCAAGTAGTGCTGTTGTGAACATGGCTCCAAGCCCTTCAAATACACACTCATCAGGTAACAGAAAAGAATCAGAGGAAGCAGAAACAtcaaaatcagtaactcaacatgaTAATGAGACTCTGACAGCTTCCCTAAGATTCCTCAACAAAGCAGTTTCaaactcatcatcatcactaCAATGCACAGTGCAACAAGTTGAAGATGTCAAAATAGTACTAAAAGTGCTTCCAATATTTGCATGCACAATAATGCTAAACTGTTGCTTAGCTCAATTATCAACATTCTCAGTAGAACAAGCTGCAACAATGAACACAAAGCTTGGTTCCTTAAAGGTTCCACCAGCATCACTACCAGTTTTCCCCGTTCTCTTCATAATGTTCATAGCACCAATCTATGACCACATTATAATCCCATATGCAAGAAAAGCCACAAAATCTGAAATGGGTATCACTCATCTCCAGAGAATAGGAATTGGGTTGTTTCTATCAATTGTTGCAATGGCTGTGGCTGCAGTTGTTGAAGTAAAGAGAAAAAGGGTAGCCACTAATTCAGGCCTAATTGATGAAAACAATGGAGCAACAACAAAGCCATTACCTATAACATTCCTTTGGATTGCATTTCAGTACTTGTTTCTTGGTTCTGCTGATCTTTTCACACTGGCTGGGTTgttggaattcttcttctctgaGGCACcaattaggatgagatcattggCTACTTCACTTTCTTGGGCTTCTTTGGCAATGGGGTATTATCTGAGTTCAGTGATTGTGTCAATAGTGAATAGTGCAACGGGTAGCTCTAACCATAAGCCATGGTTATCTGGTGCTAATCTTAATCACTATCATCTTGAGAGGTTCTATTGGCTAATGTGTGTGCTTAGTGGGTTGAACTTCCTTCACTACCTGTTTTGGGCTACGAGGTATAAGTATAGAGGGACATGTGCCAATTAA
- the LOC112750178 gene encoding protein NRT1/ PTR FAMILY 4.6 isoform X1, with protein sequence MELEAQQSNTWEGYVDWRNRPALRTRHGGMLAASFVLVVEILENLAYLANASNLVLYLREYMHMSPSRSANNVTNFMGTAFLLALLGGFLSDAFFTTYHIYIISALIEFLGLIVLTIQAKVPSLKPPHECDSTAACVEVNGGKAAMLFGGLYLVALGVGGIKGSLPSHGGEQFDEATPSGRKQRSTFFNYFVFCLSCGALIAVTFVVWVEDNKGWEWGFAISTIAIFVSIPLFLAGSSAYRNKIPTGSPLTTILKVLVSATLNNCIYKNSSSAVVNMAPSPSNTHSSGNRKESEEAETSKSVTQHDNETLTASLRFLNKAVSNSSSSLQCTVQQVEDVKIVLKVLPIFACTIMLNCCLAQLSTFSVEQAATMNTKLGSLKVPPASLPVFPVLFIMFIAPIYDHIIIPYARKATKSEMGITHLQRIGIGLFLSIVAMAVAAVVEVKRKRVATNSGLIDENNGATTKPLPITFLWIAFQYLFLGSADLFTLAGLLEFFFSEAPIRMRSLATSLSWASLAMGYYLSSVIVSIVNSATGSSNHKPWLSGANLNHYHLERFYWLMCVLSGLNFLHYLFWATRYKYRGTCAN encoded by the exons ATG GAACTAGAAGCACAGCAATCCAATACATGGGAAGGCTATGTTGATTGGAGAAACCGTCCCGCTCTCAGAACCCGCCACGGTGGCATGCTTGCTGCTTCCTTCGTTCTCG TGGTGGAGATATTGGAGAACCTAGCGTATTTGGCGAATGCAAGCAACTTGGTGTTGTACCTGAGAGAGTACATGCATATGTCTCCATCTAGATCCGCTAACAATGTAACTAATTTCATGGGAACTGCCTTCCTCCTCGCACTTCTCGGCGGTTTCTTAAGCGACGCTTTCTTCACAACTTATCATATCTACATCATAAGCGCACTTATTGAGTTCCTG GGTCTAATAGTACTAACAATACAAGCAAAGGTACCTTCGCTAAAGCCCCCACACGAATGTGATTCAACGGCAGCGTGCGTAGAAGTCAACGGTGGAAAAGCAGCAATGCTATTTGGTGGACTGTATTTggttgctcttggagttggagggATAAAAGGGTCATTGCCATCGCATGGTGGTGAGCAATTTGATGAGGCCACACCATCTGGGAGGAAGCAGAGATCAACATTCTTCAACTACTTTGTGTTTTGCCTCTCATGTGGTGCACTAATAGCAGTTACATTTGTGGTGTGGGTTGAGGATAATAAAGGCTGGGAGTGGGGTTTTGCAATATCTACTATCGCCATATTTGTGTCTATTCCTCTCTTCTTAGCTGGATCTTCTGCTTATAGGAACAAGATCCCTACTGGAAGTCCACTCACAACTATTTTAAAG GTTCTTGTTTCTGCAACACTTAACAACTGCATCTACAAGAACTCAAGTAGTGCTGTTGTGAACATGGCTCCAAGCCCTTCAAATACACACTCATCAGGTAACAGAAAAGAATCAGAGGAAGCAGAAACAtcaaaatcagtaactcaacatgaTAATGAGACTCTGACAGCTTCCCTAAGATTCCTCAACAAAGCAGTTTCaaactcatcatcatcactaCAATGCACAGTGCAACAAGTTGAAGATGTCAAAATAGTACTAAAAGTGCTTCCAATATTTGCATGCACAATAATGCTAAACTGTTGCTTAGCTCAATTATCAACATTCTCAGTAGAACAAGCTGCAACAATGAACACAAAGCTTGGTTCCTTAAAGGTTCCACCAGCATCACTACCAGTTTTCCCCGTTCTCTTCATAATGTTCATAGCACCAATCTATGACCACATTATAATCCCATATGCAAGAAAAGCCACAAAATCTGAAATGGGTATCACTCATCTCCAGAGAATAGGAATTGGGTTGTTTCTATCAATTGTTGCAATGGCTGTGGCTGCAGTTGTTGAAGTAAAGAGAAAAAGGGTAGCCACTAATTCAGGCCTAATTGATGAAAACAATGGAGCAACAACAAAGCCATTACCTATAACATTCCTTTGGATTGCATTTCAGTACTTGTTTCTTGGTTCTGCTGATCTTTTCACACTGGCTGGGTTgttggaattcttcttctctgaGGCACcaattaggatgagatcattggCTACTTCACTTTCTTGGGCTTCTTTGGCAATGGGGTATTATCTGAGTTCAGTGATTGTGTCAATAGTGAATAGTGCAACGGGTAGCTCTAACCATAAGCCATGGTTATCTGGTGCTAATCTTAATCACTATCATCTTGAGAGGTTCTATTGGCTAATGTGTGTGCTTAGTGGGTTGAACTTCCTTCACTACCTGTTTTGGGCTACGAGGTATAAGTATAGAGGGACATGTGCCAATTAA